The following are from one region of the Amedibacterium intestinale genome:
- a CDS encoding sensor histidine kinase: MKQFNQFIKGLSLTQQLFALIAFFVTFFSAFFFIYINNSVDNAIKEQVFETLDNTQLALLGASNAIGDDSIYSEADQTITYTIVVKGNNLVLAYNNAYSNKPDLNSNEWQQICQDVLKCYNHNDGKPYHGIYKNKETGVDSYYVIRKFKEDRLVLTKTYSDNTVKMEDMLINSVVYITIIVVGFFFIILMMWVVTLIHPLNQIRNYIERVKLGKDAELHVNRKDEIGELADALVSMREELLRQEKTKEEMIHNISHDLKTPIATIKSYGESIKDGIYPYGTLEKSVDVIIENADRLEQKVHSLLFMNRVEYLISQDSEGIRSNMKDIVETVVQNTRLIKPEIEIKTDLEEIYFDGLDEPWRVAVENIIENALRYANTVIDIHLNEQEGLTIANDGPCLEEDRIKTLFKPYEMGKGGKFGLGLSIVSKVVQANGYSVCGENTAYGVIFRIHKKECSKKGRN; encoded by the coding sequence ATGAAACAGTTTAATCAGTTTATTAAAGGTTTATCACTGACACAGCAGCTGTTTGCGCTCATTGCATTTTTTGTTACTTTTTTCTCTGCTTTTTTCTTTATATATATCAATAATAGTGTGGATAACGCTATTAAAGAACAAGTATTTGAAACATTGGATAATACACAATTGGCTTTGTTAGGAGCTAGTAATGCGATTGGCGATGATTCTATTTATAGTGAAGCTGACCAAACTATCACTTATACAATTGTTGTGAAAGGAAACAACTTGGTCTTGGCCTATAACAATGCTTATTCAAACAAGCCGGATTTGAATTCTAATGAGTGGCAGCAGATTTGTCAAGATGTTTTAAAGTGTTATAATCACAATGATGGAAAACCATATCACGGTATTTATAAAAATAAAGAAACAGGTGTAGATTCTTATTATGTAATTCGTAAATTTAAAGAGGATCGCCTTGTACTTACAAAAACATATAGTGATAATACTGTAAAAATGGAAGATATGCTCATCAATAGTGTTGTTTATATAACAATTATTGTTGTTGGTTTCTTCTTTATCATTTTAATGATGTGGGTAGTTACTTTGATTCATCCATTAAATCAGATTCGAAATTATATAGAAAGAGTAAAACTTGGAAAAGATGCAGAACTGCATGTCAACCGTAAAGATGAAATAGGAGAACTTGCAGATGCACTTGTTAGTATGAGAGAAGAACTTCTTCGTCAGGAAAAGACAAAAGAAGAAATGATTCATAACATTTCTCATGATTTGAAAACACCAATTGCGACAATTAAATCATATGGTGAAAGTATAAAAGATGGTATATATCCATATGGAACACTGGAAAAAAGTGTAGATGTTATTATTGAGAATGCGGATCGATTGGAACAGAAGGTACATTCTTTATTATTTATGAATCGTGTAGAATACTTAATTTCTCAAGATAGTGAGGGTATTCGCTCTAATATGAAAGATATAGTAGAAACCGTTGTACAAAATACACGTTTGATAAAACCAGAAATTGAAATTAAAACAGACTTAGAAGAAATTTATTTTGATGGATTGGATGAACCATGGCGTGTTGCAGTTGAAAATATAATTGAAAATGCATTGCGTTATGCAAATACTGTGATTGATATCCATTTAAATGAGCAGGAAGGATTAACAATTGCTAATGATGGACCTTGTCTTGAAGAAGACCGTATCAAAACTTTGTTTAAACCATATGAGATGGGAAAAGGTGGAAAGTTCGGTTTAGGTTTAAGTATTGTATCAAAAGTTGTACAGGCAAATGGATATAGTGTTTGTGGTGAAAATACAGCTTATGGAGTCATCTTTAGGATTCATAAAAAGGAATGTTCAAAAAAAGGACGTAATTAA
- a CDS encoding DUF6431 domain-containing protein yields the protein MFVTRTVLINAQRCRCKECGAIHIILPSFVVPGFNHVYLSIRKVLNKEPDRSLEDSYFYRFIKSFFPPFPKSSEDSDYLAFLRRSSLFRKFGSYAFLSR from the coding sequence ATCTTTGTGACTCGCACTGTTTTGATCAATGCCCAGCGATGTCGGTGTAAAGAATGTGGTGCTATTCATATCATTCTTCCTTCTTTTGTAGTTCCAGGATTCAATCATGTCTATTTATCCATCCGAAAGGTTTTGAATAAAGAGCCTGACCGATCATTAGAAGATTCTTATTTCTACAGATTCATCAAAAGTTTTTTCCCACCTTTTCCAAAATCTTCAGAAGATTCGGATTATCTTGCCTTCTTACGCCGGAGCTCGCTTTTTCGAAAATTCGGTTCTTATGCATTTTTAAGTCGATAA
- a CDS encoding immunity protein Imm33 domain-containing protein, with product MTKINYGEVMQNFREEIEALSKKDKKEIEQKDFPHLLSALPCLLANYPVFSNKIEREDLEKYVHERFGIHDEKSAVENIHSFVFNNTQAQFEYCLKYWQGQAKNLDDADEKTKDFFKKCQAFAKELYPEVLDRGFCGFDFGEAIRMAKECYSVGYLSEEGYHFMLNDIANRAFYTFDSWEDYALSYVCGGTYYLYCKSGGNEEFAKKMCETLMGGIRELYKENGLWAESAWPKGKRYFRFLKDVKKVIESKEAGLVSDRISIDGGNINYMVRIQPVEGTTDSGWQFFHGDESKEYLENVSNTQLFQLNVICNMDSSIIPLLDSPVGTAYRRTKDGTFVKVEVKKVLQK from the coding sequence ATGACAAAAATTAATTATGGAGAAGTTATGCAGAATTTTCGAGAAGAAATCGAAGCTCTGTCAAAAAAAGATAAAAAGGAAATTGAACAAAAAGATTTTCCTCATCTTCTTTCTGCTTTACCATGCCTACTAGCAAATTATCCAGTCTTTTCTAATAAAATAGAGCGAGAAGATTTAGAGAAGTATGTTCATGAACGTTTTGGAATTCACGATGAAAAAAGTGCGGTAGAAAATATTCACAGCTTTGTCTTCAACAACACCCAGGCACAGTTTGAATATTGTCTGAAATATTGGCAAGGGCAAGCAAAAAATCTAGATGATGCGGATGAGAAAACCAAAGACTTCTTTAAAAAATGCCAGGCATTCGCAAAAGAACTATATCCAGAAGTATTAGATAGAGGGTTTTGTGGCTTTGATTTTGGAGAAGCTATTCGCATGGCAAAAGAATGTTATAGTGTTGGGTATTTAAGTGAAGAGGGATATCATTTTATGCTTAATGATATTGCAAATCGTGCTTTTTACACATTTGATAGCTGGGAAGATTATGCTTTAAGTTATGTATGTGGAGGAACTTATTATTTATATTGTAAATCTGGAGGAAATGAAGAGTTTGCGAAAAAAATGTGTGAAACACTTATGGGTGGCATACGTGAACTTTATAAAGAAAATGGTCTATGGGCAGAAAGTGCATGGCCAAAAGGTAAACGTTATTTTCGATTTTTAAAAGATGTTAAAAAAGTGATTGAAAGCAAGGAAGCAGGCCTTGTAAGTGATCGTATTAGTATTGATGGAGGAAACATTAACTATATGGTTCGTATCCAGCCAGTAGAAGGAACAACAGATAGTGGATGGCAATTCTTCCATGGAGATGAATCAAAAGAATATTTAGAAAATGTATCAAATACACAATTATTTCAATTAAATGTTATATGCAATATGGATTCATCCATCATTCCTTTACTGGATTCCCCAGTAGGAACCGCTTATAGAAGAACAAAAGATGGTACATTTGTAAAAGTTGAAGTTAAAAAGGTGCTCCAAAAATAG
- a CDS encoding ISL3 family transposase, producing MQDFINCEASICTIFNLDSSILESCSCIRRNEQTIIDVKLLDSRPACPECGNPITKIKGYVTKTIQHSLLADKKCVLQYHARRYICPICHKTFYEYNPFVFQNMKISSDLMLQILKDLQEPGETFTHAAKRYHISPTSVSSIFDSVVSIPRAKLPEIMCTDENYAFHSKTQNSKYICLLIDQTNGQPIDILPSRRYEYLDKYFSNIPKYEIDQVHIMITDMYEPYRRIIKKHFKNAIHVVDHYHVSQELHRRVDRVRLRIMNPLRCINTSKRTQEQEENYYLLKHKNGLLFKHFTRSKGADGKPLFDILRPKEYNKVLKRYMNPYDYANALVSIHPDINTAWELKDELTDFYVSNTLETAPAALKKVITDFRESNVEEMVKFSYTLANWQTEIINSFYIAKTEYKLSRKTGQITVGYKRLNNALMERLNGTVKLITKAANGYTNWERFRNRCMLVLEKGIEFAIDEKDKSVKMVEKKEPTT from the coding sequence ATGCAAGACTTTATCAATTGCGAAGCTTCTATTTGCACAATCTTCAATCTGGATTCATCGATTTTAGAATCCTGTTCCTGTATTAGACGAAATGAACAGACGATCATCGATGTAAAGCTTTTAGATTCTCGACCAGCTTGTCCTGAATGTGGAAATCCCATCACGAAGATCAAGGGATATGTGACCAAGACAATCCAGCACTCGTTACTGGCCGATAAAAAATGTGTTCTTCAATACCATGCCAGGCGATATATCTGCCCAATATGCCACAAAACGTTCTATGAATACAATCCTTTCGTCTTCCAGAACATGAAGATTTCTTCAGATCTGATGCTTCAGATCCTCAAGGACTTGCAAGAACCTGGCGAAACCTTTACCCACGCAGCTAAGAGATATCATATTTCTCCAACTTCTGTTTCATCGATCTTCGATTCGGTTGTTTCGATTCCAAGGGCAAAACTGCCAGAAATCATGTGCACAGATGAAAACTATGCCTTTCATTCCAAAACACAAAACAGTAAGTACATCTGTCTTTTGATCGATCAGACCAATGGGCAGCCAATCGATATCTTGCCTAGTCGACGATATGAATATTTAGATAAATACTTCTCAAATATACCAAAATATGAAATAGATCAGGTCCATATCATGATTACGGATATGTACGAACCATACCGCAGGATTATTAAAAAACATTTCAAAAATGCGATTCATGTGGTCGACCATTATCATGTTTCACAGGAACTGCACCGCAGAGTGGACAGGGTTCGCTTAAGGATCATGAACCCCCTGCGATGCATCAACACATCGAAACGCACCCAGGAACAAGAAGAAAACTATTATCTGTTAAAACACAAGAACGGACTCCTGTTCAAGCACTTTACAAGATCTAAAGGCGCCGATGGAAAACCACTTTTCGATATTTTAAGACCAAAAGAATATAATAAGGTTCTAAAACGATATATGAACCCATACGATTATGCCAATGCGCTTGTATCTATTCATCCGGATATAAACACGGCCTGGGAATTAAAGGATGAACTTACGGATTTCTATGTCTCGAACACACTTGAAACGGCACCTGCTGCTTTGAAAAAAGTCATTACCGATTTCAGAGAAAGCAATGTAGAAGAAATGGTCAAGTTTAGTTACACATTAGCCAACTGGCAAACCGAGATCATCAATTCTTTCTACATAGCCAAAACCGAATACAAGCTCTCGAGAAAGACAGGACAAATCACTGTCGGATATAAAAGGCTCAACAACGCACTGATGGAACGACTCAACGGAACCGTCAAGCTGATTACCAAGGCAGCCAACGGATATACCAATTGGGAACGATTCCGTAACCGATGCATGTTGGTCCTTGAAAAAGGCATAGAATTTGCGATCGACGAGAAAGACAAAAGCGTAAAGATGGTCGAAAAAAAGGAGCCCACCACCTAG
- a CDS encoding response regulator transcription factor, which produces MKKVICVVEDEKAINDLVNQYLKKEGYEVRSYYTYEEASAHVSDDDVHLWILDIMLDDKSGFDLIEEIRLQGKDIPVIFMSARDKEFDRIIGLEKGSDDYITKPFSPKELVLRVNNVIKRVYKNDSNRIMVDGYELDEEQRKVFDGGKEIDLTTKEFDLLMMFIKNKGMAFNRDKILTNVWEENYFGSDRVVDDTLRRLRKKLPNLNIHTIYGYGYRLG; this is translated from the coding sequence ATGAAAAAAGTTATCTGTGTAGTAGAAGATGAAAAGGCAATAAATGACCTTGTAAATCAATATTTGAAAAAAGAGGGCTATGAGGTTCGTTCTTATTATACATATGAAGAAGCAAGTGCACATGTAAGTGATGATGATGTGCATTTATGGATATTAGATATCATGCTGGATGATAAGAGCGGTTTTGATTTGATTGAAGAAATTCGTCTGCAGGGAAAAGATATACCTGTTATCTTTATGTCCGCAAGAGATAAAGAATTTGATCGTATCATTGGTTTGGAAAAAGGAAGCGATGACTATATTACAAAACCGTTTTCTCCAAAAGAATTGGTTCTTCGTGTAAATAATGTAATAAAACGTGTATATAAAAATGATTCTAACAGAATTATGGTAGATGGATATGAATTAGATGAAGAACAGCGTAAAGTATTTGATGGTGGAAAAGAGATTGACTTAACAACAAAGGAATTTGACTTGTTAATGATGTTTATTAAAAATAAAGGGATGGCATTTAATAGGGATAAAATTCTTACTAATGTGTGGGAAGAAAACTATTTTGGAAGTGATCGCGTGGTAGATGATACTCTTCGTCGTTTACGTAAAAAACTTCCCAATTTAAATATTCATACGATTTATGGATATGGATATCGATTAGGTTAG
- a CDS encoding CdaR family protein: MAKKKRTTQMSSEGKTELAKAIAEKSESFAKHYENVELKVSKFFRWISGWLDKLLFNQKHGKIVALILAVLFFVILNADSDAIFEKSLKNAETLGDYPVSAIISDEAYEVTGLPEQVKVRVIGDISDIKNVKQQKNLRIIANMTDLTEGMHEVKLTTEGAPSGVDVVLEPSNAVVTIKKKSIRSFTLGFDYVNRFKMDSIYDLSEPELEQGEVYVRASNETLDKISYVKALISVKEDYTKDFETMATIAAYDENGDKMDVDIIPSKMKAKVKVTKPSKNVPVTLVPNGVIPNNKAIESYTLNHPKVDIFAKQSVLDNITELPISIPASTLTSDREFSMPLIAPNGVTKISESFVNISVKLADAKETILSGIPIHIINTLDGFSASFVNEENKSTSVTVIGAEKVIKEIKKEDIKVYADMSKVDKPGTYEIELFVEGKNKLASYKTKEGKVTIKVEEK, from the coding sequence ATGGCAAAAAAGAAAAGAACTACACAAATGAGTTCTGAAGGGAAAACAGAACTGGCTAAGGCAATTGCGGAGAAAAGTGAATCTTTCGCAAAACATTATGAGAATGTAGAGTTAAAAGTAAGTAAGTTTTTTCGCTGGATAAGTGGATGGTTAGATAAATTATTATTTAATCAGAAACATGGTAAAATTGTGGCTTTAATTCTTGCGGTATTGTTTTTTGTTATTTTAAATGCAGACAGTGATGCAATTTTTGAAAAAAGTTTAAAAAATGCGGAAACATTAGGAGATTATCCAGTAAGTGCAATCATTTCAGATGAAGCCTATGAAGTTACAGGACTTCCAGAACAGGTTAAGGTTCGAGTCATTGGGGATATTAGTGATATAAAAAATGTGAAACAGCAAAAAAATTTAAGAATTATTGCGAATATGACAGATTTAACAGAAGGAATGCATGAAGTTAAACTGACGACTGAAGGTGCTCCAAGTGGTGTAGATGTTGTTTTGGAACCAAGCAATGCGGTAGTTACAATAAAGAAAAAATCAATACGAAGTTTTACTTTGGGGTTTGATTATGTTAATCGTTTCAAAATGGACAGCATTTATGATTTGAGTGAACCAGAGCTTGAACAGGGAGAAGTCTATGTTCGAGCGTCTAATGAAACATTAGATAAAATTTCTTATGTGAAAGCGTTGATTAGTGTGAAAGAGGATTATACGAAAGACTTTGAAACAATGGCAACCATTGCTGCCTATGATGAAAATGGAGATAAAATGGACGTAGATATTATCCCATCAAAAATGAAGGCAAAGGTAAAAGTAACAAAACCATCTAAAAATGTACCTGTTACTTTAGTACCAAATGGAGTAATTCCTAATAATAAGGCAATAGAGTCTTATACTTTAAATCATCCTAAGGTTGACATTTTTGCGAAACAAAGTGTTTTGGATAATATAACTGAATTACCAATCTCAATACCGGCGTCTACATTGACTTCCGATCGAGAGTTTTCAATGCCATTGATTGCTCCAAATGGTGTAACAAAAATAAGTGAAAGCTTTGTTAATATCTCAGTTAAGCTGGCGGATGCAAAAGAAACTATATTAAGTGGGATACCAATTCATATTATAAATACACTGGATGGATTTAGCGCATCTTTTGTAAATGAAGAAAATAAATCAACTTCTGTTACAGTAATAGGGGCAGAAAAGGTAATTAAAGAAATTAAAAAAGAAGATATTAAAGTGTATGCAGATATGAGTAAGGTTGATAAGCCAGGTACTTATGAAATAGAGTTGTTTGTTGAAGGCAAGAATAAGCTTGCAAGTTATAAGACAAAAGAAGGAAAAGTAACGATTAAAGTAGAGGAAAAATAA
- the cdaA gene encoding diadenylate cyclase CdaA: protein MLSYLTLSNLWALLRSLLDILCLWAIVYYCLKIVKNNSRTIQIFKGILLIIIIKGIASVSGLHTMESIMASVMSWGVIALIVIFQPEIRSMLEKIGKTNVFSHINTLTINEKEDLVEELVKACSEMSKTKTGALISIEQGHSLSDFIKTGTAMNSVVSSELLCSIFQYGTPLHDGAVIIQGVKIACAAAYFPPTTRELPTSYGARHRAAVGISEITDSITIVVSEETGNISIAEGGKLTVISETGLKEFLMEVICSSSKSKDESEKESEQTENTSKHSGVFAHYFKGKNKKVKTEKENRYTKKKKDQLPDEVESETITLDTGKEMEIANLVEEEQAPFDHLFENIVETDKKEEKKEKKAAKRKPRKKEEKKEKEKIEVSNDITNMANDLFNDVIEPEKIVLHYEKDDEEDSLNKDEERSGI from the coding sequence ATGCTCAGTTATCTAACTTTATCCAACCTATGGGCACTGCTTAGATCTTTATTAGATATCCTTTGCTTATGGGCAATTGTATATTATTGTTTAAAGATCGTTAAAAATAATTCACGTACAATTCAAATTTTCAAAGGTATACTTCTTATTATCATTATCAAAGGAATTGCTTCTGTATCTGGACTTCATACAATGGAAAGTATTATGGCTTCTGTTATGTCTTGGGGAGTAATTGCCCTGATTGTTATTTTCCAGCCAGAAATTAGAAGTATGTTAGAGAAGATAGGAAAGACGAATGTTTTTTCACATATCAATACACTTACGATTAATGAAAAAGAAGATTTAGTGGAAGAACTTGTAAAAGCATGTTCTGAGATGTCTAAAACAAAAACAGGTGCTTTAATTTCAATAGAACAAGGACATTCCCTATCTGATTTTATTAAAACAGGTACAGCAATGAATTCTGTTGTTTCCAGTGAATTGCTGTGTTCTATTTTTCAATATGGAACCCCGCTGCATGATGGAGCTGTTATTATACAGGGAGTAAAGATTGCTTGTGCAGCAGCGTATTTCCCTCCTACAACAAGAGAACTGCCAACCAGTTATGGAGCTCGACATCGTGCGGCAGTTGGAATCAGTGAAATTACAGATTCTATTACCATTGTTGTTAGTGAAGAAACAGGAAATATTTCTATTGCGGAAGGTGGAAAACTAACGGTAATATCAGAAACAGGATTAAAGGAATTCCTGATGGAAGTTATATGCAGTTCCTCTAAATCAAAAGATGAATCTGAAAAAGAGAGTGAGCAGACAGAAAATACTTCAAAACATAGCGGAGTTTTTGCCCATTACTTTAAGGGTAAAAATAAAAAAGTAAAAACAGAAAAGGAAAATCGCTATACAAAGAAAAAGAAAGATCAACTTCCTGATGAAGTAGAAAGTGAAACAATCACACTTGATACAGGAAAGGAAATGGAAATTGCAAATTTGGTAGAAGAAGAACAAGCCCCATTTGATCACCTTTTTGAAAATATAGTGGAAACGGATAAAAAAGAAGAAAAGAAAGAAAAAAAAGCAGCAAAGCGCAAACCTAGAAAAAAAGAAGAGAAGAAAGAAAAAGAGAAAATAGAAGTTTCTAATGATATTACAAATATGGCTAATGATTTGTTTAATGATGTGATAGAGCCTGAGAAGATTGTTCTTCATTATGAAAAAGATGATGAGGAAGACTCCTTAAATAAAGATGAAGAAAGGAGTGGTATCTAA
- the tsaD gene encoding tRNA (adenosine(37)-N6)-threonylcarbamoyltransferase complex transferase subunit TsaD codes for MKDTYILAIESSCDETAASIVKNAKEIVSNVVATQIDVHKDFGGVIPEVASRIHVENISMVIEETLHKANMKVEDVDAIAVTQGPGLVGSLHVGVQAAKTLAWAYNKPLVPVHHIAGHIYANQLITELKFPLLALVVSGGHTELVYMKDEWSFEILGTTQDDAIGEAGDKVGRVLGLPYPGGVYVDKIAKDGKPIYSLAKPKTENELDFSFSGLKSSVLQFIDRCKRKNETFRPEDLAASYQETAFETLLSRAKIAIEKYNPKQMVLAGGVAANSCLRSKITDGLAKEYSDVEFIIPPLSCCTDNAAMIAVAGTIAYQHGVRADYSLTADPGIDLEES; via the coding sequence ATGAAAGATACCTATATATTAGCAATTGAATCTAGCTGTGATGAAACAGCAGCATCCATTGTAAAAAATGCTAAAGAAATTGTTTCTAATGTTGTTGCGACACAGATTGATGTACATAAAGACTTTGGAGGAGTTATTCCCGAGGTTGCCAGTCGTATACATGTAGAAAACATATCAATGGTTATTGAAGAAACATTGCATAAAGCAAATATGAAGGTTGAAGATGTAGATGCTATTGCTGTTACGCAGGGACCTGGATTGGTAGGAAGCCTTCATGTGGGGGTACAAGCTGCAAAGACACTTGCATGGGCATATAATAAACCATTAGTTCCAGTACATCATATTGCAGGACATATTTATGCTAATCAACTTATTACAGAATTAAAGTTTCCTTTATTAGCATTGGTTGTATCTGGTGGACATACAGAACTTGTATATATGAAAGATGAATGGAGTTTTGAAATACTTGGAACAACACAGGATGATGCGATAGGTGAAGCTGGCGATAAAGTGGGACGTGTTTTAGGACTTCCATATCCTGGTGGTGTTTATGTGGATAAGATTGCGAAAGATGGTAAACCAATCTATTCATTAGCTAAACCAAAAACAGAAAATGAACTAGATTTTTCCTTTAGTGGATTGAAAAGTTCTGTATTACAGTTTATCGATCGATGTAAAAGAAAAAATGAAACATTTAGACCTGAAGATTTGGCAGCATCCTATCAGGAAACTGCTTTTGAAACTTTACTAAGCAGAGCTAAAATCGCAATTGAGAAATATAATCCAAAACAGATGGTATTAGCGGGTGGTGTAGCAGCTAATTCATGTTTAAGAAGCAAAATTACAGATGGCTTGGCAAAAGAATATTCTGATGTCGAATTTATTATTCCACCACTTTCCTGTTGTACAGATAATGCAGCAATGATTGCGGTTGCTGGAACAATAGCTTATCAGCATGGGGTTCGAGCAGATTATTCTTTAACTGCGGATCCAGGTATTGATTTAGAAGAATCTTAA
- the glmM gene encoding phosphoglucosamine mutase, translating to MGKYFGTDGARGRANDTLTLDMAIKIGQYVAWHYGKNRHAKILIGKDTRLSSDMFEMGLAAGAASCGANVYLLDVCPTPAVAYLVRKENFDCGIMVSASHNPFHDNGIKLFNHEGYKMNPEVEAEIEKYIDGEISVEVAKEEHIGSVINWNEGLELYESWLKSIVHMDLSGMRIALDLANGSATSCAAETLSSLGATVEVIHSAPNGININTKCGSTHPEELQKMVKDGDFHAGFAFDGDADRLIAVNEDGELIDGDHTMYICGKYMKDHGKLNSNVVVTTVMSNLGLYHALKENGIDYEQTAVGDKYVFECMREHNYSVGGEQSGHIIFYEHANTGDGLLTALKLLEVMVSTGKSLKQLSEGLFIYPQLLINTPVKDKHAALEDKELLAVIKEVEEELGDEGRILVRPSGTEPLVRVMVEAKTDELCSCYVNKVIDFIKEKGM from the coding sequence ATGGGAAAATATTTTGGAACAGATGGTGCTAGAGGGCGTGCAAATGATACACTTACGCTTGATATGGCTATTAAAATTGGACAGTATGTTGCGTGGCATTATGGCAAAAATCGACATGCAAAGATCCTAATTGGAAAAGATACAAGACTTTCCAGTGATATGTTTGAAATGGGATTAGCTGCAGGAGCTGCATCATGTGGAGCAAATGTATATTTGCTAGATGTATGTCCTACTCCAGCAGTGGCTTATCTGGTTCGCAAAGAAAATTTTGACTGTGGGATTATGGTAAGTGCTTCACATAATCCATTCCACGACAATGGAATCAAATTGTTTAACCATGAAGGATATAAGATGAATCCGGAAGTGGAAGCAGAAATTGAAAAATATATTGATGGTGAGATAAGTGTTGAAGTTGCTAAAGAAGAACATATAGGTAGTGTAATTAACTGGAATGAAGGATTGGAACTATATGAGTCTTGGTTAAAATCTATTGTTCATATGGATTTAAGCGGAATGAGAATTGCACTTGACTTAGCTAATGGCAGTGCAACAAGCTGTGCTGCAGAAACTTTAAGTTCTTTAGGTGCTACTGTAGAAGTTATTCATTCTGCACCAAACGGTATCAATATTAATACAAAATGTGGTTCTACACATCCAGAAGAGTTACAGAAGATGGTTAAAGATGGGGATTTCCATGCTGGTTTTGCCTTTGATGGTGATGCAGATCGTTTGATTGCGGTTAATGAAGATGGAGAACTTATTGATGGTGATCATACAATGTATATTTGTGGAAAATATATGAAAGATCATGGAAAATTAAACAGCAATGTAGTTGTCACAACTGTTATGAGCAATTTAGGATTATATCATGCATTAAAAGAGAATGGAATTGATTATGAACAGACAGCTGTTGGAGATAAATATGTGTTTGAATGCATGAGAGAGCATAACTATTCTGTAGGAGGAGAACAGAGTGGACATATCATTTTCTATGAACATGCAAATACTGGAGATGGTTTGTTGACAGCTTTAAAATTATTAGAAGTTATGGTATCAACAGGGAAATCCTTAAAACAATTAAGTGAAGGTTTATTCATTTATCCACAGTTATTGATTAACACACCGGTAAAAGACAAACATGCTGCTTTGGAAGATAAAGAACTTCTTGCGGTAATTAAAGAAGTGGAAGAAGAACTTGGGGATGAAGGAAGAATCCTGGTACGCCCAAGTGGTACTGAGCCATTAGTTCGCGTTATGGTGGAAGCAAAAACAGATGAACTTTGTTCTTGCTATGTAAATAAAGTTATTGATTTTATCAAAGAAAAAGGTATGTAG
- a CDS encoding HAD-IIB family hydrolase, which yields MKILASDYDGTLRTGVLVDKKDRDAIVKFQKDGNHFGIVTGRSMESLQKEIEVNNLTYDFIITNNGGVIFDKNGNLLECRYMDFDKALDIISYIKNLECVSYVINDGYHRFKFDVDKSQVDHKYANMEDHSEHEEEVLDRGKIAQLVISLNDDALAEEIAQHINTNFRGYAIAYVNVNCVDIVPEGVSKAEALYYIEDEFGYDHDAIYTIGDSFNDVPMLEEFHGVSVAHAKEAVQGKAEKICKDIEECIDWLMSLQ from the coding sequence ATGAAAATATTAGCAAGTGATTATGATGGGACTCTTCGCACAGGAGTTCTTGTTGATAAAAAAGATAGAGATGCAATTGTAAAGTTTCAAAAGGATGGAAATCATTTTGGAATCGTAACAGGACGTAGTATGGAATCTTTACAAAAAGAAATTGAAGTCAATAATTTAACATACGATTTCATTATAACAAATAACGGAGGAGTTATTTTTGACAAAAATGGGAATTTGCTGGAATGTCGTTATATGGATTTTGACAAAGCACTGGATATCATTAGTTATATTAAGAATCTAGAATGTGTATCTTATGTTATTAATGATGGATATCATCGTTTTAAATTTGATGTAGATAAGTCACAAGTTGATCATAAATATGCGAATATGGAAGATCATAGTGAACATGAGGAAGAAGTATTGGATAGAGGAAAAATTGCACAACTTGTAATTTCTTTGAATGATGATGCTTTAGCAGAGGAAATTGCTCAGCATATCAACACAAATTTTCGTGGTTATGCAATAGCTTATGTGAATGTGAATTGCGTAGATATTGTACCTGAAGGTGTATCGAAAGCAGAAGCTTTGTATTATATAGAAGATGAATTTGGATATGATCATGATGCGATTTATACAATTGGTGATTCTTTTAATGATGTACCAATGCTGGAAGAATTTCATGGTGTCAGTGTTGCACATGCAAAAGAGGCTGTACAGGGAAAAGCAGAAAAAATATGTAAGGATATAGAAGAATGTATTGATTGGTTAATGTCTTTACAATAA